Part of the Hirundo rustica isolate bHirRus1 chromosome 3, bHirRus1.pri.v3, whole genome shotgun sequence genome, aaaaaaaagaaaagcagcaaaatttcCATTTGTCTTCAAGAGTGCACCCACCCATACTGCTTGCTAATGATTTTGCTTATACTCCCTGGACACCAAAAGACAGGCTTAGCGAAGCTTTGAGACCCtaggaatatttattttgaacaCAAATCAAAGCAACTTCATTTATGACTGAACAGTCTCTTCTGCTTACAGGGGGGGACTTCAGCAAGATAATCTGTGTGAGGTCAGAATGGCAAACGGTTCCAGAGTACTGAGAACTTGGAACCTCTCTGTGCAGCAGGATGAACCTCAGCAATGGAACCTCTGGCAATTTACAGCATGGTACATGTTTTAAACCACTACTGAGTACAAAGCAGAACACCAGACTCTTCCATTGACAAAATGGCTCACTTGTCTGCTTCAAAAACTGATAAGCTTccaaaattttacattttattagaacactgatttttttatatatatatatatatttagaaacaGGGGAACAAAAATATGTGTTGGAAAGGAAGGTGGTTTTCTAGTGCAACACAGTACAGGCCCAAGACTATTTTGATTTGGAGCTCATTATTTAATCTcagaaattacaaaattatactTCAATACAAGATACCTTTTTAGCATAAACATGTATTTATAGATATTCTTTCAGAGATACAGTGCAAGAGTAATTCAGTTTCCTGGGGCGCTCTGCACCCCTAAAAGAGATAAAACTTAGAAAGGAAGATCCCATGAGTTAATAGACTGCCTAAATGAAAGTAGATCAAAATATACCCACAAAACACTTACtttaggtttttaaaaaaaagctttcaaagtATCAGCACATGTCAATAATCAAATAACAGGTACAGATCTTCTACAGAAAACGTAAATGCAGTATAAGACTTGTGTTCAAACTTATCTTTCAAGTATGGAGAGCATGTCTGTTTGGTGGGCATGGCAGTCATATTTGGTTCTAAATTCTCCTACAGCAGCATAAAAACAAGCCTCAAAATCAtcaaaaggctgaaaaaaaaaaaacaaaacaagaaaatataaacatgGCTGTCATTAATAAAATCGGTGAAAGCCATCATTAAATAACAGTGCATTCATAAATAACTGACACTAGAGTCTCTATTAAGCCTCTTTCCAGGTGTCTAAATCTACAGTCTCAGTGTCTTGAGAAACAAAGCCCACCTAGGCTGGAAAAGCAACCCATAATGGACAATAAAATTTTCCAGTGTAAGTCCTGATTCTTAAGTTTTGCATCTTGACAAttgcttctgattttttcctccctgtatGCAACTGAAGTAAAACAGAATAGTGTTACATTAAATCTGGTAGCAACAAAGCAACAGTTATTATTCCTTCAGAAGATGGGGATTCTGATTAAcgcttggaaaatattttgcattacaGACTCATTGGGAAAAAAGTTTTGAACTTACTCCATAATTTAATTCCAAATTAATAagttcagaaaattatattttccagaATGCTGAACAGCAGCAATAAAGCAGTTGGAACagccagatttttttaaaaaaatttgcattaatACTGACCAAAGTTCTTAGGTTAGGTCAAAAATGTCCTGGTTTTCAACAGTACTGTGCTTCCAGCAGTTTTGAATGCAGCACTTCTAAACCAAAGTGTTGgccttatttttttaagatgacTGTGTTGTATGAAATTAGACTAATTTCATGTGTATGTATTCGAGAACACTTAGGCTTACCTAGGTTCTTCCAAAAGCCTTATCAATATGCATTAATATTTAACTGCTGAGCTCTCCTTTCTGTGCTGAGAAAGTCACTTCTTATCAGCTGCATCTGCCTAGTAATATGAAAAAGCAGTTTACTGAAAACAGGACTCCAAACTAATTTTGCTTTAGTTGTATAGTAACTGAATGACAGTGACTTCCACCACTACTGCCTTGAATCGGCTGTGAAATGGCAACTATTTGAAAACCAGTGAAATCTTTACGTTAAGATCTGCAATACGTATTTACCTCAGGCATGCTACTAGTCCAGCTGGCATTAATTTCTTGGACCTCTTGAACCTCATTCCCATTATAATGGtcaaaagaaaagatgaaactGTGAAAGACAAGCCAATACATTTACATTCTCATCTTTCTCAGTGGACCACTCAGTAACACACAGTTATCAAAGGTCATTGCTGTTTTCCTATGAACCGCAATTTAGTGAAACATTAGATCAGAAATAGAGTCTGTAAAAACATTCTTGCTTTTCCAAAATACACCATTATGATTTCTTTTAGttacaaataaaatttccatGTCAGTAGAATGCTAAATCCTATTCCATGAACACTAGGTAAGTTTTCAGTCAGTCAGCTCTACTCACTCATATCTAGATTCATGGGGATACCAACAAAGTAGAAAGAATCTTGGCCATAGCAGTAACATGTATACTGAATTACAGGAATAGTGTCACATAAATCCCACCACCCTAGATCATTGCAGCTGTTTACTGACTTCAAGGAGCTAGAGCattcaactttttttctcatttatttttagaacattAGCTCTTTATTTGCTGAGCCTTAAAAACTATATTGGAAGGTTTGCCACCTGTTTTTGCTACAGAATATGGCTATCAGGATCTTCTACATGACTACAATTCCTTTGGAGCCTTTTGCTATGAGGGAACCATCCTTGCCTGTGACAAGAGGTGGGCAGCCCAAGAGGGCAATAAATGCAGCACAAGtagcagaaaacaaacatcaTGAAAGAAACTGCATCTTCTTCCTGGAGTAGTCACCTAAAAATGGAAGCAGTAATGAACTCTTTAGGCTTAGGGATTTCACCTTGAACTATGGCTGCAGAGCGCTACATAAATGAGAAGATTGAGGAGAACACATAAAACTGCAAAGATAGCTGCCTTCATTAAAGAACTGTTCCTAGAGAActaaagaaatgtttcctagAAGTGGGCAGAGAGGCAGGATTTCTCATGAGCAGCCAGGCTTTGTCACTCTCACAGCCAAAGTAATGGCAGTTACAGTTCTCTTCCCTGTTTATGGAGCAGTTAAACCATCTGGCTAATTCTCTTCAAATGCCACTGTCCAGTCCTGAGGTCAGTCTTGTGTTCACAGGTGtcaaaaattagttttaaactCACTTCAACATTATAAAACAAGCCCTGACAGTTACAAGTATCTTACAGAACTGTACCAACTATGTGCACTCATTAAAGATaccgtaaaaaaaaaaaaaaaaaagctccattATCCATGGCTCTTATTTTCTACTCAAGTAGCGTTGATCCTCTGAGGAATGTCTCAAGAGCGAACTATTCCACAGCATGTGTATTGCCAGAGTCCTGCGTATATTTAGAGTTTATTATTACAAGATACAAAGCATATTCACTctgtaatgttctttttttttattttttttttccccatttgctATTATCTAGCTTTTTCACAGGTTACAGAGACTTTTTAACACATTCCTGAGACTTTTTAACATTCAACTTTTAGACCAGGTTTTAGAAAGTGCTATACATTCACTGTTTACCTTAAACCAGTCAaagaaattcaataaatcaagaCAAATTCAATCCAGTGAATCATACGCAGATCAGAATCAACCTGCATTGTCAATGCTAACTCTTGTAAACTGAGATATGAATTTCTACATCTACTTCAAACACATAAAAATTCATTAAGGTATCCAAGAAACCACAGAGTTTATTTCAGGTGAAACAGGAAAATgcctgaaataataatttataaaacaaCTAAGAGAATTTTCCTGGGGTACCCATAGGCCACAAACTCTTTGTATGTAGGACAAGTTAAAACAACCTTACTATCAAGGTCTTGTACtaaaatattactgaaattaCTGTAGGAGAGTCTTGCATAGGTGAGAAATACTGTCAATAATTATGGTTTGGATGGATGGGTTGTTTTTAGATTTCCTAACCTTTTAAAGGTTTGggtgcttgttttattttacatgtaAATTTACTGTAGTGGTTTCTAAGTTCAGAGTGGCCACTTTCTTCCATGCACTTAATTTCCATCTTTCATTTGTGCTCTAGCTGCTTTTCACATTTTGGCATGTTGGGAGTAAGTGAAAACATTCTAGTTTTCCACAAAAGCAATACACatttataataaaaagaaaaaaaacccatttctttGTAAACATCCTAAACTAAGACTGCTTTAAAAAGTCTTTGTTCCTTTTACTTTATGTAAGAAGAACTTTCTAAGGCAggatctcatctcatctcatctcatctcatctcatctcatctcatctcatctcatctcatctcatctcatctcatctcatctcatcatCATCTCATCTCATTGCTGTAACTTCTAAATAAGTAACATATATTTCTCCACTTCAGAATGTCCTCACATGCCTACAACTACATGAAATGCAAAACACTGACTATTTTAGACATCAGAGATTCAAAAGCACattaatggaaaattttgtaTTAGTCCCTTCCAAACCTGGAAACTGGGAAACAGGCAACATATATTAAGTTTTAATGAGTCTTCTTTCCCATAAATTCTGGCTCCAACTTAGTGACTTAATTGACCCATAGAAGTATAATATCATATGCTACTTAAAAGCATCTCACACTAAATGATTATaaatttacatatatttatggTTATGTCTTCATTCCGAAAgaagttctgtttttttttaaacagtggGATAACTTAATCTGAGCAAGGTCATGTTGAAAAAACTGGAAATCCCATTTAAGACCATCTAATCAGATCAGGTCCACAATTACCACCTTTACTACAGAACTTGCTGGGAACACTTTGCTGTCAATGCTactcaacatttttttaaagtggaaatTTTTATAACTGTGACTGATGCAAAGCACAAAGCCAGAATGGACAATATACCACAAATTCTAAGCTGAGAAAAAACAATTGTTTACTCACACAATCTGggttaaatgtattttaaatgcatttctgcaTGTGAAACCACAGCCTAAACCACCTTAGCTAAAACCGTGAGTGAGACAAGCTCCCAACAGCTCTAATTGCAAATCACTTATGTGAGGTTTATGTCCCCCTTGGGGACTGTAGTTTTTTGCCTCCATGAGGTTTTCACAGCAAACTAGCTGGCATGACAATTGTTGCATAGTTTGTAGCCTGTCTTTCTtagcagcaaaggaaaagcacTAAGTCAAACTGTTCCATTCACTGGGAGCTGAGGATATGTCACATTATGCAACACTGGATCTCACATTATTTTACTGCTCAAATTGCAAAATTCTAATCTATAACTCAAATGATTTTATTGAAGTACTACCTCCTGTTTCCCAGGTGGATTTCACAATATGTGCAATGTTAGGCAACCATCTCATAAAAGGAAGTGCTGCCAGGTGGTAAACACACACGTGCTGGCTTTGAGTCAATGAACTGCATTACCTTGTAAAAGGCTCCTGAACTTTGCAAGCTAAGCTGGAGTGTTGAACTCTACTTAAAACCCAACATTTACACCAAAGCAATACCCAAAATTTACTAAAAAGAGAATTTTACATGCAGTTCAGGAtgctgcttgtttgtttgtttgcttgtttactGTAGTGAAACACTTACACAATGATATCTTCACATTTCTTGGATCACATGTTACACAGTAAGCTCCATAACCAGCCACAGAGCCAAAGGTGAGTCCAGCAGCTAAAGAGATTTTACTGCCTGCAAGAAATCATTCAAGTGTTATTTCTCAATACGTCTTTAAGCTCAATCTTTATGAGGCAGTTGTCTCTCTACATAGTATTATCCAAATATATTAACAATAGAACTGATTTTGCCACATTCCAGTTTCACCCAGTGTGAATAGAGAGGTAATATTCCTGTAACTGGGTCATTCTAATGTGTGGCATTAGGAGCAAAGTCAGCTAAGGTAGAGGTGATCAGGATCCAGTAATACTTGTAACTTGGGAAAAATACAACCCTAAATTGGGCTATTTTCTCTATTATATTTAAGAAGGATTTTTGTAATTCCTCTGAACTGTCTGTTCATTTTAACTATATCTTACAGCACTTGTGAGTCTCCAAAAATGGTAGAAATGTGTCAATATATATAAAGAGTAAATTGGAAAACATGTGTGGTCATAATGTCAGACCTTTCAGACTGACATCAATCCTGGACAAAGAATTGCTATCACTAACATCACATTTAATGAAtaaagaatgaatgaatgaataaataaataaataaataaataaatggcagTGAGGATGAAAAGAGGACTTCTAAAAGTGACTTGAAATCTTCTTGCAGTGCTATTGAAAAACTGGTTAATAAGTTCTGGATATATCCCTAATATATTTAGATTTCTGAACAGACATTTGTCTTGGTACCATATGATAGAAGTGTAGAATCTGCACAGCAGACATTATTTGAATTAAGCTGATCCCcagatatttataaataaagaatCCAGACCCCCAATGTAATTTAGGTCCCAATCCTTTtgttttgagtatttttaatCAAGACTTTGCAAGAAAACGTAAATCATAACCAATAAAAAGTAATCTAGATTAGCCACGAGGATTGACCAAGTATTAAGAGTGAAGAGAACAGGTGAATGGGATAGTCAGTGAGTGCAACTGgctgcaaacacagaaacagagcGTTTTCAGAAATTCAGGCGTGGAACCGTGTCTCCGAGAGCAAAGCATGTGCACACTACGAAGGGAGACGGTGACCCTAAACCACAAGAGTCGTGACGGACAGGGCCGGAGCGCGATGCGGAGAGCTGACGGAAGCCGCCTGCAGCTCTCGCCGCCCGTCCTCGGTACCGCTGCGACCTCTGCCGGGTGCTGAGCTCGGGCACGGCGCTGCCACCCGCGGGACGGCGAAAATCCCTGGAACACCCGAACTGCGCTTTGTGGTATTACACTGCCACCTAAAACCTGGCTCGTCATCTTACGGTGAAAAGGCACAGTTctaacagcagcagagaattaATCATCAACTCAGAGCACACAAGTAAAGGGCTTTTTCCCACCGTGCATCTGGAAATGTCAGAATCAACCCTAGAATTCTCTACAGAAAATAAGCTTTAATCAAGGACATACTGTGCTCAATATAGGAATGATTAAAAGGAGATGAGAAAGCCCAAAAGGCATTTAAGGTCAAAGATAACATGACAACCCCCACTCTTTGCCCTGAAAACAAACTCACTTAAATGCTTAAGCTGGCCCAAGAACATCTCATGAGAGTCAGTGCATTTATAGCAGCACACGATGGATGTAAAATGCAGCTGTGCCAATTACAGCAG contains:
- the TMEM14A gene encoding transmembrane protein 14A isoform X1 — its product is MSVFFSRVGTMAVDWIGFAYASLLVVGGVVAYTRKGSKISLAAGLTFGSVAGYGAYCVTCDPRNVKISLFSSFLLTIIMGMRFKRSKKLMPAGLVACLSLLMILRLVFMLL
- the TMEM14A gene encoding transmembrane protein 14A isoform X2, which produces MAVDWIGFAYASLLVVGGVVAYTRKGSKISLAAGLTFGSVAGYGAYCVTCDPRNVKISLFSSFLLTIIMGMRFKRSKKLMPAGLVACLSLLMILRLVFMLL